CGGCAGATTATCAATCCTCGAGTTTGTCATCTCGCCCACACCGCATTTTGAAAGCATGTATCAGGAGGTTTTTGGGAAGAGTGGTAGCAGGTGAGTGAGGCTTTAACTGTACAGGTCTGGAGGGAATCGAAATGTGCTGGGGACGAACGAAAATGGAAAAATATCTGCGAGTAGATCAGACAGAAGGATGCTAAGTTGGAATATTCAGACGTATCGTCCCTGGCCAGTTCTTGGCCGTTGACCCCAAAGGTAGAAGCTGTCTTGTTGGATCGTGAGTAGTTTTACTTTATGTCGTTTATGCACGGCTAACACCTTTTTCTAGCTTGGAAAAGTAAGTGTAGAGACATTttataaaaaaaaatgcCATTAACCATGCAATTGCTGTTAGGACAAAGCTGGTGTATGTGTTGAACAGAAATACTGAGGGGAAACTCtacccatcttctcctcttgagGCCCATAAGAATCATACTCTCGTGACTCACGTAGTCGGCGTTGACCAGGTGAGTTTTGGTCGGGGTATGCGAAAATCCAAAAAAAACTAAAACTATCTAGGGATATGACAACCCTTTGTATGCTGCTTTAGAAATTGATTATTCTGAATCGGATCAAGACCCTACCGGAGAGGCATATGAAAATACCCAGAAGGTAAATTAAACTTAAAAGCCGTCGAAGGTAATATTAATCTATACGCATAGCACTTGACGTTCTACGAGTTGGATCTTGGACTGAACCACGTTGTGCGAAAATGGAGTGAACCCACAGACAGACGGGCAAATCTCCTGGTACAAGGTGAGACGATACCTGTTTGGCTGAGCATTGGCGTTGCTGATAGCCCTCAAAGTTCCCGGCGGCCAAAGTGCCAACTCTGACAGATTTGAAGGCCCTTCAGGTGTTCTTGTCTGCACAGAGGACCACATCATCTGGAAGCACATGGATGTGGAGGCCCACAGAATACCTATCCCTAGACGGCGAAACCCTCTTGTGCAAAGAGGTGACAAGAGTCGAGGTTTAATCATCGTTTCGGCGGTCATGCACAAAATCAAGGTACACTTCTTTGGAGCCTaaatgaaaaaaagttGGGACTGACAAAGAATAGGgtgcctttttcttcttgctccaATCTGAAGATGGCGACCTGTACAAGGTCTGGATTGAGCATAACGGTGAAGACGTTGTTGCACTCAAGATCAAGTACTTTGACACCGTCCCTGTGGCAAACAGTCTTTGTATCTTGAAGAGGGGTTACATCTACGTGGCCAGCGAGTTCAGTGACCAGTAAGTGCATCCTTAAGATATATCGAATTATTCTGACGATGCCACAGGAATTTGTACCAATTCCAAAGTCTTGCGGAAGATGACGGCGAGCAAGAGTGGTCATCTACCGATTACCCAGAGAATGGTAACATTGATGGACCACttccctttgccttctttgACCCGCAACCTCTTCgtaatcttctccttgttgATACTGTTCCCTCTTTGGACCCCATAACCGATGCTCATGTCGTCAACCTTCTCGGCGCCAGTTCCGACACTCCCCAAATATACGCAGCTTGTGGCCGAGGTGCCAGAAGTACTTTTAGGACGTTGAAGCACGGATTGGATGTTGCGGAGATGGTTAGCTCTCCATTGCCTGGTGTGCCTACTAATGTCTGGACATTGAAACTGACAGAAGATGGTAAGTTGGCCTACAAAAAGTAGTCATGGCATACTGACATCAATCCAGATGAATACGATTCCTATATAGTCCTGTCTTTCCCCAACGGTACTTTAGTTCTTTCTATCGGTGAAACgattgaagaagtcaaCGACACTGGGTTCCTTTCTTCAGGCCCTACTCTTGCTGTTCAACAACTCGGTAATGCCGGTCTTCTACAAGTTCACCCGTATGGTCTCCGACACATCCGAGCCGCGGATCGAGTAGATGAATGGCCTGCTCCTCCCGGACAAACCATTGTTGCTGCTACCACCAACCAGCGGCAGGTCGTCATTGCGTTGAGCACGGCCGAGTTGGTTTactttgagcttgaccCTGAAGGAAGCTTGAGCGAGTAccaagagaagaaggcgctGCCCGGTAATGCCACTTGTGTGACTATTGCTGAGGTGCCtgaggggaggagaaggacacCATTCTTAGCCGTTGGTTGCGACAATCAAACAGtgtccatcatctctttgGAACCCGATAGCACTCTAGATACTTTGAGTCTTCAGGTAGGTCTGGTCAGATAATCTCATAGGCATGGCTGAACTTTTATACTCAGGCCCTTACCGCTCCGCCCACTTCGATCTGTCTCGCGGAGATCTTTGACACCAGTATTGACAAGAACCGTGCTACTATGTTCTTGAACATCGGTCTCATGAACGGCGTTCTTCTCCGTACCGTTGTCGATCCTGTTGACGGATCTCTCTCCGACACTCGGCTTCGATTCCTCGGTGCCAAACCTCCCAAACTTGTCCGTGCGAATGTTCAGGGCCAGCCTAGTGTCATGGCGTTCTCCAGCAGAACTTGGTTGCTCTACACGTATCAAGATATGCTGCAGACCCAGCCACTCATTTATGACACTTTGGAATACGCTTGGTCACTCTCGGCGGCTATGTGTCCTGATGGATTGATCGGTATCTCGGGTAATACACTGAGGTACGTTCTTCACTTTGCGTCACTTAAAGTCGAGGTTGACATGTGGTACAGAATTTTCAGCATTCCCAAGCTAGGTGAAAAACTCAAGCAAGACTCCACCGCCTTGACTTATACACCTCGCAAGTTCATCAGTCATCCCTTTAATTCTGTCTTTTACATGATCGAAGCCGATCACCGAACATACTCAAAGAGTGCCATTGAGAGGATTGTCAAGCAGAAGGAGTCGGAAGGTAGAAGGGTTGATACCTTATTGTTGGACCTCCCCGCCAATGAGTTTGGTCGGCCTAGAGCCCCTGCTGGTCACTGGGCGTCTTGTGTACGAGTTTTGGATCCCCTTGCTGTAAGTATTTTTTGTGGCTTATGAATTATACTGATAGAAGTGTTAGAACGAAACCATTATGACTCTTGACcttgacgaagatgaagctgCGTTTTCAATTGCTATTGCCTATTTTGAACGTGGTGGCGGCGAGCCGTTCCTCGTGGTTGGTACTGGTGTAAAGACGACGTTGCAACCCAAAGGATGTAAAGAGGGATATTTGAGAGTATATGCGATTAAGGAGCAGGGCAGAGTTCTTGAGTTTTTGCACAAGGTCAGTGGAATCAGGCTGCATAACATAATCGGGGCTGACCCCTTTGCCTTTCTCTAGACCAAGACCGATGACATACCGCTTTGCTTGGCTGGATTTCAAGGCTTCCTATTGGCAGGTGTCGGCAAGTCTCTGAGATTGTACGAAATGGGTAAAAAGGCGTTGCTGAGAAAATGTGAAAACAATGTAAGATTGCGATCCTACTCCAACGGATCACAGCTGATATTTGGCAGGGATTCCCCACGGCTGTTGTTACCATCAACGTCCAAGGAGCCCGAATAATCGTCGGTGACATGCAAGAATCAACTTTCTACTGTGTTTATCGCTCCATTCCCACTCGGCAGCTCCTCATTTTTGCCGACGATTCCCAACCTCGTTGGATCACTTGTGTCACAAGTGTTGATTATGAGACCGTTGCATGTGGTGACAAATTCGGAAATATCTTCATCAATCGACTGGACCCTAGTATATCAGAGAAGGTGGATGACGACCCTACGGGTGCTACAATCTTGCACGAGAAGAGCTTCTTGATGGGTGCGGCACATAAGACAGAGATGATAGCACATTATAATATTGGAAGTGTCGTCACTTCGTGAGTATAGCTTTACGCTATGTAATTCATGAGCTAATTTATGTTGTAGTATAACAAAAATCCCACTGGTAGCTGGTGGACGAGATGTGTTGGTTTACACCACCATTTCAGGCGCTGTGGGTGCCCTTGTTCCCTTCGTGTCTTCGGACGATATCGAGTTCATGTCCACTCTCGAGATGGTAAGTTAACATATCAAAGTGTTGTTTGCGTCATTGCTGACTGGTTTACAATAGCACATGCGAACACAAGACATTTCTCCTGTAGGCCGAGACCACATTGCTTACAGGGGTTACTACGTTCCTATCAAAGGTGTTGTTGATGGGGACCTGTGTGAAAGCTTTAGTCTCTTGCCTTACCCTAAGCAACAAGCGATCGCAACAGATTTGGATAGGAGCGTGGGTGAtgttttgaagaagcttgagcAAATGAGGACGAGCAGCGCATTCTAAAGGGAATATGGAAAGTATTTGTAGTAGGTGTTATCGTAGAATCAAGATGAATATACTTTTCATGGTATCGATAAGCATGGATCTCTAGTGGACCCCGACTCATCGCAACGAATATCTCCATCGGTCTTCCTTGTAGCCAATAGCAAGGGGAGAACCGGTGGATGTGATTGTTCATCGTTTTTTGTTCCTTTACTCAAAAAattgttctttttctctttttgtAACTGGAGCCGCTTCTTTTACCTATTACCTGACTTGTCAACCATGTAATTCAACTTTGTTGAATATGCAGCATGGTTGGTTGCACGGATATCAAAAGACAATAATAAGTTGAGAAAAATAACCAGctaaaaaggaaaaaagagcAAAAATACTGACGAGAGTGGGATTCGAACCCACGCCCCGGAGGACTGCCGGGCTTTCAGTGTTGAACAACACCTTAAGACAGCTGTTTAGACCACTCACACATCTCGCCATCAGATATTCATTTGGAATGCTTGCTTAGAATCCTTCTATCAACTACAAGTTTGAAAAATCTAATACAGTTAACAAGGTAAATTCGTCTTTATGTTTATATTATCATTATAATGTCCTCTGATGCAAGTATCTATCTACAATAATACCGGAACTGGCCCTATTACCTGGATATAATCGGCGATGTGGAGGCGCATATGATGAATCTGTGACGAATAAAGCGGGGGATCGGTTGGGTCATTTTATTCGTACATCAACGCCCCGCTTCGTGTTGTTTGCCGTTGCTGACTGGCCTCCATGTTGGTGAAGCAATTAGGTCTTAAACTGGACTCAGCGGATTCGCACCAAGGATGAGTACGTCCAAGAGATAATTCTGTTCAGATCTGGACACAAGAAAACAAATAGACCAGCtaaaaaaaataaaaagaacaaaaaaatATTGACGAGAGTGGGATTCGAACCCACGCCCCGGAGGACTGCCGGGCTTTCAGTGTTTAACAACACCTTAAGACAGCTGTTTAGACCACTCACACATCTCGCCATTAAAATGTAAACTTGCCATGTCTATCTCATAATCAGCAGCGACATCACTTCCTACCCTTATGAAACTTGATCGTTATGCAAAAAAGATGAGGTAATATGTAGCAAGGAAAGGATACTCAAGGGAAATAGGACGATATCAAGGCCTGGTGTCGGTAGTCACCATAACCGGTGAtgcaagggaaaagaaaaacatTGGAAAATGGTCTAAAGTTCCTTATTATTGGCGAGAGTTTGTGGAAGTGAGAACGccaggaagaaaagagagggaaATAAGATGCTttagaggaagagttgtATGCACATGGTCTGCATGTTTGCAATTACGAAAACGCGCGAGCTGACACTTTTAAAAGATATTCTCAGAAGAATCCCTCCTATTATTATCGAACGAAGAACAATGAGCATATTTCGTTCGTCACAAGAATTTAATCATAAACAGCAGGCGTTTCGAGCTTCGGAGAGTAACAGGAGGAACAAATCAACACAATTACCACAACGGTATTGTACATTCCATGACAGCGAGCTAGTCtacaatcttcttcaccataTCTTCCGTACCTTCGGAGGCAATCGCAGATCATGAGTTCAATTGCTGTGCTTCGGCCCTTAACTGTTCATGTCATGATAAGCAAAGTACTAAGGCCAAGGTCATTACCAGATTAAGAGACTCACCTCCTCACGGGTCTTAGGCTTCTCCAAACCCTCAGCAATCTCTTTATTTGGGATATAAGGTGGCTTGGCGTTGTAGGCGTTGGCAGACGCGCTTTGGAGACCACCGTGTTCCGCGGGTTCACCAGTCAAATCAGCAGGATTGTTAGTCTTGGCTGGGTGGGGAAGGATGTTGAATGCTAAAAGATGCAAGGGACATTTGTCAGTGGCAATGTCTTGACGGCGGGATCGAGCCATTGGGATCGGGCCAGTGGCGGCGGATGGGTcgttgttgaagatgatacTATAGAGCGTTCGTTTGGACTCACTTTTTTCGCTGTTATTGTTGTTTCCTGACATATTGAATAAGTGCTTGTGTATGGACAAAGA
The nucleotide sequence above comes from Cryptococcus neoformans var. grubii H99 chromosome 1, complete sequence. Encoded proteins:
- a CDS encoding pre-mRNA-splicing factor RSE1 → MHLLNLTLSSPTNVSTAVVGSFSGSKSQEILCVRGGTKLEIFKLNATTGQLDTIVSTEAFGTIRNIAGFRLAGMTKDYILATSDSGRLSILEFVISPTPHFESMYQEVFGKSGSRRIVPGQFLAVDPKGRSCLVGSLEKTKLVYVLNRNTEGKLYPSSPLEAHKNHTLVTHVVGVDQGYDNPLYAALEIDYSESDQDPTGEAYENTQKHLTFYELDLGLNHVVRKWSEPTDRRANLLVQVPGGQSANSDRFEGPSGVLVCTEDHIIWKHMDVEAHRIPIPRRRNPLVQRGDKSRGLIIVSAVMHKIKGAFFFLLQSEDGDLYKVWIEHNGEDVVALKIKYFDTVPVANSLCILKRGYIYVASEFSDQNLYQFQSLAEDDGEQEWSSTDYPENGNIDGPLPFAFFDPQPLRNLLLVDTVPSLDPITDAHVVNLLGASSDTPQIYAACGRGARSTFRTLKHGLDVAEMVSSPLPGVPTNVWTLKLTEDDEYDSYIVLSFPNGTLVLSIGETIEEVNDTGFLSSGPTLAVQQLGNAGLLQVHPYGLRHIRAADRVDEWPAPPGQTIVAATTNQRQVVIALSTAELVYFELDPEGSLSEYQEKKALPGNATCVTIAEVPEGRRRTPFLAVGCDNQTVSIISLEPDSTLDTLSLQALTAPPTSICLAEIFDTSIDKNRATMFLNIGLMNGVLLRTVVDPVDGSLSDTRLRFLGAKPPKLVRANVQGQPSVMAFSSRTWLLYTYQDMLQTQPLIYDTLEYAWSLSAAMCPDGLIGISGNTLRIFSIPKLGEKLKQDSTALTYTPRKFISHPFNSVFYMIEADHRTYSKSAIERIVKQKESEGRRVDTLLLDLPANEFGRPRAPAGHWASCVRVLDPLANETIMTLDLDEDEAAFSIAIAYFERGGGEPFLVVGTGVKTTLQPKGCKEGYLRVYAIKEQGRVLEFLHKTKTDDIPLCLAGFQGFLLAGVGKSLRLYEMGKKALLRKCENNGFPTAVVTINVQGARIIVGDMQESTFYCVYRSIPTRQLLIFADDSQPRWITCVTSVDYETVACGDKFGNIFINRLDPSISEKVDDDPTGATILHEKSFLMGAAHKTEMIAHYNIGSVVTSITKIPLVAGGRDVLVYTTISGAVGALVPFVSSDDIEFMSTLEMHMRTQDISPVGRDHIAYRGYYVPIKGVVDGDLCESFSLLPYPKQQAIATDLDRSVGDVLKKLEQMRTSSAF